The sequence TGGAAGGATCAAGGCTGCAATATCGTCCAACCCTACGATATCCCGGCCGGCGCGGGGACTTTTCACCCCGCGACCTTCCTCCGTTCGCTTGATTCGACGCCGTGGTCGGTAGCCTATGTCGCCCCGAGCCGCCGTCCGACGGACGGTCGCTACGGCGAGAACCCCAACCGTTTGGGGAGCTACTACCAGTTCCAGGTCCTGATCAAGCCGAGCCCGGACAATATCCAGGAGCTCTATCTCAAAAGCCTGGAGTACCTGGGCCTGAACCTCAAAGAGCACGATATCCGTTTCGTTGAGGATAACTGGGAATCCCCGACGCTGGGCGCATGGGGGCTGGGCTGGGAAGTCTGGCTCAACGGGATGGAAGTCACGCAGTTCACCTACTTCCAGCAGGTCGGCGGTGTCGCCTGTGACCCGGTTGCTGTCGAAATCACTTACGGTACGGAGCGCCTGGCCATGTACCTCCAGGGCGTCGATACGGTGTTCGATATTGTCTGGAACGAGAATGCATTCGGCAAAACCCTCTACCGCGACATTCACAAAGAGGGGGAAATCGAGTTCTCCAAGTACAACTTCGAAGTGGCGGATACGGCAATGCTCTTCGCCGACTTTGAGGCGAAGGCCGCCGAGTGCAAACGTGCCCTCGATGCGGAACTTCCCCTGCCGGCCTATGACCTCTGTATGGCGGCCAGCCACACCTTCAACACCCTTGATGCGCGCAAGGCGATCTCCCAGACAGAACGCGCCAACTACATTCTCAAGATCCGTGAACTGGCCAAGGGATGCGCGGAACTTTACAAAGCCCAGGAAGCGGAGCGGCTTGCACGGGTAAAGGCGTAACTCCTCTTCCATGAAACTGATCGGCCAGATCGAGAAGATCTTTTACGAGGACGAAGGCTTCTTCGTCGGCGTGCTCGGTTCGGGCGAGAAGATCAGCGGCCACTACTTTGAGAGCAGTGTCGCCAGCATCGAAAACGCGGCCGTCACCCTTGAAGGCGAGTATGTCGAACACCCCAAATACGGGCGTACCTTCAAATTTCACACCCTCAACGTCAACCAGCATGAACTTTTCTTTTTCCTCAACCGTGTCGTCAAAGGCTTCCCGAAAAAGGTGACCGCAGAACTGATTGAGCGTTTCGGAGAAGCGGGCCTGATCGACATCCTCGACAACGACATCGAAAAACTGACAGAATTCGCAGGCATAAAACAGAAACGGGTGGAGCGGATCCAGGGCCGCTGGAAACAGTTCCGCTCTATGCGTGAACTGGGAAGCCTATTGGCTCCCTTTGACGTTACCCCCGCCATGCTGACGACGATCGCGGGTGCGATGAAAGAGGTCAGAGACCCTGTCGCGGCGATCCGGAAAAATCCCTATATCCTGACCAACGTGGAGGGGATCGGTTTCCGGCGTGCCGATGAACTGGCCCTGAAGATGGGGGTGGAGACCGGAGATGAGCGGCGTCTGGCCTGTGCCATGGAATACGCGATAGCACAGCGTTGCGAACGCGACGGCAACAGCTGTGTAGGCAAAGAGGAACTCTTCGCCGAACTGGATACCCTATTGCAGGAAGGTGCCGTACCGCAGCGTTATGAGGCGGTACTGGCGGAGCATGTTGCGGAGGAGTCGATCCGCCCGCTGAACGGCGAGCTACTCTCGCCGGTGCGGCTCTATGAGGCAGAGCGTTTTCTCTACGAAGAGTTCCGTCGGCGAGCGAAACGCGATGACACCCCTTTGACCGAAGATCTCGATACTTTTTTGGCGGAGGCGGCATTTGTACC is a genomic window of Sulfurimonas sp. HSL1-2 containing:
- the glyQ gene encoding glycine--tRNA ligase subunit alpha — protein: MLTFSDLLLKLQQFWKDQGCNIVQPYDIPAGAGTFHPATFLRSLDSTPWSVAYVAPSRRPTDGRYGENPNRLGSYYQFQVLIKPSPDNIQELYLKSLEYLGLNLKEHDIRFVEDNWESPTLGAWGLGWEVWLNGMEVTQFTYFQQVGGVACDPVAVEITYGTERLAMYLQGVDTVFDIVWNENAFGKTLYRDIHKEGEIEFSKYNFEVADTAMLFADFEAKAAECKRALDAELPLPAYDLCMAASHTFNTLDARKAISQTERANYILKIRELAKGCAELYKAQEAERLARVKA